In Brachypodium distachyon strain Bd21 chromosome 2, Brachypodium_distachyon_v3.0, whole genome shotgun sequence, one genomic interval encodes:
- the LOC100841638 gene encoding V-type proton ATPase subunit E, with translation MNDADVSKQILQMVRFIRQEAEEKAGEISVSAEEEFNIEKLQLVEAEKKKIRQEYERKEKQVDVRKKIEYSMQLNASRIKVLQAQDDLVNKMKEDAMKELLNVSSNHHEYKHLLKELVVQGLLRLKEPAVLLRCRKEDHHHVESVLHSAKNEYAAKANVHEPEILVDHSVYLPPSPSRQDTHGQFCHGGVVLASRDGKIVFENTVDARLEVVFRKKLPEIRKLLVAA, from the exons ATGAACGACGCCGATGTATCCAAGCAGATCCTGCAGATGGTGCGGTTCATCCGCCAGGAGGCCGAGGAGAAGGCCGGCGAGATCTCCGTCTCTGCCGAGGAG GAGTTCAACATTGAGAAGTTGCAACTTGTTGAAGCCGAGAAAAAGAAGATCAGGCAAGAATATGAGCGGAAAGAGAAGCAGGTTGATGTCCGGAAGAAAAT TGAATACTCTATGCAGCTGAATGCTTCTCGCATCAAAGTGCTTCAGGCCCAGGATGACTTAGTTAATAAGATGAAAGAGGATGCAATGAAGGAGCTCCTGAATGTCAGCAGCAACCACCATGAATACAAGCACCTGCTAAAAGAACTCGTTGTTCAG GGTTTGCTTCGGTTGAAAGAGCCAGCTGTACTGCTCCGCTGCCGCAAAGAAGACCACCATCATGTAGAATCAGTACTGCATTCAGCAAAGAATGAGTATGCAGCAAAAGCAAATGTCCACGAGCCAGAGATACTAGTTGACCACAGTGTCTACCTGCCACCTTCTCCGAGCCGTCAGGATACACATGGCCAGTTTTG CCATGGAGGTGTTGTGCTAGCTTCTCGAGATGGGAAGATTGTGTTTGAGAATACAGTTGATGCAAGGCTGGAAGTTGTTTTCCGCAAGAAATTGCCTGAG ATCCGGAAGCTTCTCGTGGCAGCCTAG
- the LOC100841034 gene encoding G-box-binding factor 3 isoform X3, producing MGHDEAVVIQNSGKAPSPPKDQPALYPCLDWSTMQAYYGPGIMPPTYFCPGLVPGHAPPPYMWSPQPLLPSASAKPYTAVHPHGGGFSHPFMPLMVNPLSVEPAKSVNSDENNQNKKLKEVDGTAVSTGSGHSEKTSWDCSVGGSSDGNIQKASGTPKKRRLHDGKKALHYSAALETGGTTTGNDVPGEQGRPTNLPSLYIPDRAIKPNASTASDFSVIGTPISTEFPDQQDRKESKRERRKQSNRESARRSRLRKQAETEELAKKVELLTAENTSLRRDIRRLTESSKKLRSENSALMATLTEAAPDQTPEASADQTAEQSARAAKNFMPVMDSTSASRNSGHMAHGVPKLRQLLGSRLASDAVAAR from the exons ATGGGGCATGATGAAGCTGTAGTCATTCAGAACTCAGGAAAAGCACCATCACCTCCCAAG GATCAACCAGCTCTTTATCCATGCCTTGATTGGTCAACTATGCAG GCATATTATGGCCCAGGGATCATGCCACCAACATATTTTTGTCCTGGATTAGTTCCTGGACATGCCCCTCCCCCATATATGTGGAGTCCTCAG CCACTGCTACCCTCTGCTTCGGCGAAGCCATATACTGCAGTACACCCACATGGTGGAGGTTTCTCACATCCTTTCATGCCCCTA ATGGTGAACCCTTTGAGCGTTGAGCCAGCAAAATCTGTGAACAGTGATGAGAACAACCAAAATAAGAAACTGAAGGAAGTTGATGGGACTGCTGTGTCCACTGGCAGTGGCCACAGTGAAAAAACAAG TTGGGATTGCAGCGTAGGAGGATCAAGTGATGGAAACATCCAAAAG GCAAGTGGAACTCCCAAGAAAAGGCGCTTACATG ATGGCAAGAAGGCTTTACATTATTCTGCAGCCCTGGAAACAGGTGGGACTACGACGGGTAACGATGTACCTGGAGAACAAGGAAGACCAACGAATCTGCCAAGTCTATACATTCCAGATAGAGCAATCAAACCGAATGCTAGCACTGCTAGTGATTTCAGTGTTATTGGCACACCAATATCAACTGAATTTCCAGACCAG CAGGATCGCAAGGAGTCAAAGCGTGAACGAAGAAAACAATCAAATAGGGAGTCTGCACGACGGTCAAGGCTGAGGAAGCAG GCCGAGACTGAGGAACTGGCTAAAAAGGTAGAGTTACTAACTGCAGAGAACACATCCCTTAGACGTGACATAAGAAGGCTAACAGAAAGCTCCAAAAAACTCAGATCAGAGAACTCTGCTCTAATG GCGACACTAACAGAGGCCGCGCCAGATCAGACGCCAGAAGCGTCCGCAGACCAAACAGCTGAACAGTCAGCCCGTGCTGCCAAAAATTTCATGCCAGTTATGGACAGCACGAGCGCATCAAGGAACAGCGGGCACATGGCGCATGGCGTGCCCAAGCTTCGTCAACTCCTGGGCTCTCGTCTGGCAAGCGACGCCGTGGCTGCACGCTGA
- the LOC100841034 gene encoding G-box-binding factor 3 isoform X2: protein MGHDEAVVIQNSGKAPSPPKDQPALYPCLDWSTMQAYYGPGIMPPTYFCPGLVPGHAPPPYMWSPQPLLPSASAKPYTAVHPHGGGFSHPFMPLMVNPLSVEPAKSVNSDENNQNKKLKEVDGTAVSTGSGHSEKTSWDCSVGGSSDGNIQKASGTPKKRRLHGTPIADGKKALHYSAALETGGTTTGNDVPGEQGRPTNLPSLYIPDRAIKPNASTASDFSVIGTPISTEFPDQDRKESKRERRKQSNRESARRSRLRKQAETEELAKKVELLTAENTSLRRDIRRLTESSKKLRSENSALMATLTEAAPDQTPEASADQTAEQSARAAKNFMPVMDSTSASRNSGHMAHGVPKLRQLLGSRLASDAVAAR from the exons ATGGGGCATGATGAAGCTGTAGTCATTCAGAACTCAGGAAAAGCACCATCACCTCCCAAG GATCAACCAGCTCTTTATCCATGCCTTGATTGGTCAACTATGCAG GCATATTATGGCCCAGGGATCATGCCACCAACATATTTTTGTCCTGGATTAGTTCCTGGACATGCCCCTCCCCCATATATGTGGAGTCCTCAG CCACTGCTACCCTCTGCTTCGGCGAAGCCATATACTGCAGTACACCCACATGGTGGAGGTTTCTCACATCCTTTCATGCCCCTA ATGGTGAACCCTTTGAGCGTTGAGCCAGCAAAATCTGTGAACAGTGATGAGAACAACCAAAATAAGAAACTGAAGGAAGTTGATGGGACTGCTGTGTCCACTGGCAGTGGCCACAGTGAAAAAACAAG TTGGGATTGCAGCGTAGGAGGATCAAGTGATGGAAACATCCAAAAG GCAAGTGGAACTCCCAAGAAAAGGCGCTTACATGGTACGCCTATAGCAG ATGGCAAGAAGGCTTTACATTATTCTGCAGCCCTGGAAACAGGTGGGACTACGACGGGTAACGATGTACCTGGAGAACAAGGAAGACCAACGAATCTGCCAAGTCTATACATTCCAGATAGAGCAATCAAACCGAATGCTAGCACTGCTAGTGATTTCAGTGTTATTGGCACACCAATATCAACTGAATTTCCAGACCAG GATCGCAAGGAGTCAAAGCGTGAACGAAGAAAACAATCAAATAGGGAGTCTGCACGACGGTCAAGGCTGAGGAAGCAG GCCGAGACTGAGGAACTGGCTAAAAAGGTAGAGTTACTAACTGCAGAGAACACATCCCTTAGACGTGACATAAGAAGGCTAACAGAAAGCTCCAAAAAACTCAGATCAGAGAACTCTGCTCTAATG GCGACACTAACAGAGGCCGCGCCAGATCAGACGCCAGAAGCGTCCGCAGACCAAACAGCTGAACAGTCAGCCCGTGCTGCCAAAAATTTCATGCCAGTTATGGACAGCACGAGCGCATCAAGGAACAGCGGGCACATGGCGCATGGCGTGCCCAAGCTTCGTCAACTCCTGGGCTCTCGTCTGGCAAGCGACGCCGTGGCTGCACGCTGA
- the LOC100841034 gene encoding G-box-binding factor 3 isoform X1: MGHDEAVVIQNSGKAPSPPKDQPALYPCLDWSTMQAYYGPGIMPPTYFCPGLVPGHAPPPYMWSPQPLLPSASAKPYTAVHPHGGGFSHPFMPLMVNPLSVEPAKSVNSDENNQNKKLKEVDGTAVSTGSGHSEKTSWDCSVGGSSDGNIQKASGTPKKRRLHGTPIADGKKALHYSAALETGGTTTGNDVPGEQGRPTNLPSLYIPDRAIKPNASTASDFSVIGTPISTEFPDQQDRKESKRERRKQSNRESARRSRLRKQAETEELAKKVELLTAENTSLRRDIRRLTESSKKLRSENSALMATLTEAAPDQTPEASADQTAEQSARAAKNFMPVMDSTSASRNSGHMAHGVPKLRQLLGSRLASDAVAAR; this comes from the exons ATGGGGCATGATGAAGCTGTAGTCATTCAGAACTCAGGAAAAGCACCATCACCTCCCAAG GATCAACCAGCTCTTTATCCATGCCTTGATTGGTCAACTATGCAG GCATATTATGGCCCAGGGATCATGCCACCAACATATTTTTGTCCTGGATTAGTTCCTGGACATGCCCCTCCCCCATATATGTGGAGTCCTCAG CCACTGCTACCCTCTGCTTCGGCGAAGCCATATACTGCAGTACACCCACATGGTGGAGGTTTCTCACATCCTTTCATGCCCCTA ATGGTGAACCCTTTGAGCGTTGAGCCAGCAAAATCTGTGAACAGTGATGAGAACAACCAAAATAAGAAACTGAAGGAAGTTGATGGGACTGCTGTGTCCACTGGCAGTGGCCACAGTGAAAAAACAAG TTGGGATTGCAGCGTAGGAGGATCAAGTGATGGAAACATCCAAAAG GCAAGTGGAACTCCCAAGAAAAGGCGCTTACATGGTACGCCTATAGCAG ATGGCAAGAAGGCTTTACATTATTCTGCAGCCCTGGAAACAGGTGGGACTACGACGGGTAACGATGTACCTGGAGAACAAGGAAGACCAACGAATCTGCCAAGTCTATACATTCCAGATAGAGCAATCAAACCGAATGCTAGCACTGCTAGTGATTTCAGTGTTATTGGCACACCAATATCAACTGAATTTCCAGACCAG CAGGATCGCAAGGAGTCAAAGCGTGAACGAAGAAAACAATCAAATAGGGAGTCTGCACGACGGTCAAGGCTGAGGAAGCAG GCCGAGACTGAGGAACTGGCTAAAAAGGTAGAGTTACTAACTGCAGAGAACACATCCCTTAGACGTGACATAAGAAGGCTAACAGAAAGCTCCAAAAAACTCAGATCAGAGAACTCTGCTCTAATG GCGACACTAACAGAGGCCGCGCCAGATCAGACGCCAGAAGCGTCCGCAGACCAAACAGCTGAACAGTCAGCCCGTGCTGCCAAAAATTTCATGCCAGTTATGGACAGCACGAGCGCATCAAGGAACAGCGGGCACATGGCGCATGGCGTGCCCAAGCTTCGTCAACTCCTGGGCTCTCGTCTGGCAAGCGACGCCGTGGCTGCACGCTGA